In Cloacibacterium caeni, a single window of DNA contains:
- the argS gene encoding arginine--tRNA ligase — MDIKQNIQNSISEILKNKYQIENLTLEVQQNKTDFEGDFTVVIFPLVKLAKKSPDVLGNELGNELKKQGAIENFNVVKGFLNLSINNEAFIQNFKEIKVQFDVKENKNQTVMVEYSSPNTNKPLHLGHIRNNLLGFSVAQILKEAGYNVVKTQIINDRGIHICKSMLAWEKFGNGETPETSGLKGDKLVGNYYVEFDKNYKAQISELKEQGLDEETAKKQAPIILEAQKMLLDWEQENKQVRDLWEKMNSWVYAGFNETYKRLGVDFDQVQYESNTYILGKDIIEEGLAKGVFFKKEDNSVWIDLTEDGLDQKLVLRGDGTSVYMTQDLGTAVERFKQNDIQKLIYTVGNEQDYHFQVLFLILKKLGYDWANQLYHLSYGMVELPEGKMKSREGTVVDADDLMQEMYLTAKEKSEELGKLEGLSDEEKEKSYEIVGLGALKYFMLKVDPKKKMLFNPAESIDFNGNTGPFIQYTYARIQSLLNRANFVEADFGSYQPNDSEKELIMQLSNFKEVVEKAAETLSPAQVANYVYDLVKTYNSFYQNNPIMTLEDENAKQFKLQISDLTAKTIKKALNLLGIGVVNRM; from the coding sequence ATGGATATCAAACAAAATATACAAAATTCAATTTCTGAAATCCTTAAAAACAAGTATCAAATTGAAAATCTCACTTTAGAAGTTCAACAAAACAAAACAGATTTTGAGGGAGATTTCACAGTGGTTATTTTTCCTTTGGTTAAATTAGCCAAGAAAAGTCCAGATGTTTTAGGAAATGAATTAGGTAATGAATTAAAAAAACAAGGAGCAATCGAAAATTTTAATGTAGTAAAAGGTTTCTTGAATTTATCAATCAATAACGAAGCTTTTATTCAGAATTTCAAAGAAATAAAAGTTCAGTTTGATGTAAAGGAAAATAAAAATCAGACCGTAATGGTAGAGTATTCTTCTCCGAATACTAACAAACCATTACACTTAGGGCACATCAGAAATAATCTCTTAGGTTTTTCTGTGGCTCAGATTCTTAAAGAAGCAGGTTACAATGTGGTAAAAACTCAAATCATCAATGATAGAGGAATCCACATTTGTAAATCTATGCTCGCTTGGGAAAAATTCGGAAACGGAGAAACTCCCGAAACTTCTGGTCTTAAAGGAGATAAATTGGTGGGGAATTATTATGTAGAATTCGATAAAAATTATAAAGCCCAAATTTCTGAGCTCAAAGAACAAGGTTTAGACGAAGAAACTGCAAAAAAACAAGCACCAATTATTCTTGAAGCTCAAAAAATGCTTTTAGATTGGGAGCAAGAAAATAAGCAAGTCAGAGACTTGTGGGAAAAGATGAATTCTTGGGTTTATGCAGGGTTTAACGAGACCTACAAAAGATTGGGCGTAGATTTCGATCAAGTTCAGTACGAAAGTAACACTTATATTTTAGGGAAAGATATCATCGAGGAAGGTCTTGCAAAAGGTGTTTTTTTTAAAAAAGAAGACAATTCCGTTTGGATTGATTTAACAGAAGACGGACTCGACCAAAAACTCGTTCTGCGTGGTGATGGAACTTCTGTTTATATGACTCAAGATTTGGGAACTGCTGTAGAACGTTTCAAACAAAATGACATTCAAAAACTTATTTATACGGTTGGTAATGAACAAGATTATCACTTCCAAGTATTATTTTTAATTCTGAAAAAATTAGGTTACGATTGGGCAAATCAATTGTATCACCTTTCTTACGGAATGGTAGAATTGCCAGAAGGTAAAATGAAATCTAGAGAAGGAACAGTGGTAGATGCAGACGATTTAATGCAAGAAATGTATCTTACTGCCAAAGAAAAATCTGAAGAATTAGGAAAATTAGAAGGTCTTTCAGACGAAGAAAAAGAAAAATCTTACGAAATTGTAGGTTTAGGTGCTTTGAAATATTTTATGCTGAAAGTAGATCCTAAAAAGAAAATGCTTTTCAACCCTGCCGAAAGTATTGATTTCAATGGAAATACAGGGCCTTTTATTCAATACACGTATGCTAGAATTCAGTCTTTATTGAATAGAGCAAATTTTGTAGAAGCAGATTTTGGAAGTTATCAACCAAATGATTCCGAAAAAGAATTGATTATGCAATTATCTAATTTTAAGGAAGTTGTAGAAAAAGCAGCTGAAACATTAAGTCCGGCTCAAGTTGCGAATTATGTGTATGATTTGGTGAAAACGTATAATTCTTTCTATCAAAACAATCCTATAATGACTTTGGAAGACGAAAACGCTAAGCAATTCAAACTCCAGATTTCAGATTTAACTGCGAAAACCATCAAAAAAGCTTTAAATCTTTTAGGAATTGGAGTCGTAAATAGAATGTAA
- a CDS encoding AMP-binding protein, translated as MILDFSKNINIELLFPENEFEEKVISFLQDWFSHSETVSVQTSGSTGIPKVFEIEKKRMLSSAKMTCDFLGLKEGHTALLCLPVQYISGKMMLVRAIERKLKIIISVPSSAPEISENVEFCAMTPLQVQNSLDKIHFIKNLIIGGATVSEKLKNEISTTLQFSNSPTRIFETYGMSETLSHIALKQISPVQENYFTILNDVEISVDERNCLKIFAPKLNPEILQTNDIVELMHFDSAQCDKKQFKFLGRFDNVINSGGVKIFAEELESLVKKHIDRDLVFLGKPDETLGEKLVLVVEGEKDENLKSEILNLKFENKFHSPKEILFLEKFPRAENGKVLRKEILKIIAD; from the coding sequence ATGATTTTAGATTTTTCTAAAAATATCAATATAGAATTACTTTTTCCAGAGAATGAATTCGAGGAAAAGGTGATTTCTTTTTTGCAAGATTGGTTTTCTCATTCTGAAACCGTTTCGGTTCAAACTTCGGGTTCTACAGGAATTCCGAAAGTCTTTGAAATCGAAAAAAAGAGAATGCTCAGTTCTGCGAAAATGACATGCGATTTTTTAGGATTGAAAGAAGGTCACACAGCTTTGCTTTGTTTACCAGTTCAATATATTTCTGGTAAAATGATGCTGGTAAGAGCCATCGAAAGAAAACTGAAAATCATTATTTCTGTGCCAAGTTCCGCTCCTGAAATTTCTGAAAATGTGGAATTCTGTGCAATGACACCATTGCAAGTTCAAAATTCTTTAGATAAAATTCATTTCATCAAAAATCTCATCATTGGAGGAGCAACCGTTTCAGAAAAGTTGAAAAATGAAATCTCTACTACTCTCCAATTCTCCAATTCTCCCACTAGAATTTTCGAGACTTACGGAATGAGCGAAACGCTTTCTCACATTGCTTTGAAGCAGATTTCTCCTGTTCAGGAAAATTATTTTACGATTTTAAATGATGTTGAGATTTCTGTAGATGAAAGAAACTGTTTGAAGATTTTCGCGCCAAAACTCAATCCAGAAATTTTGCAAACGAATGATATTGTAGAACTAATGCATTTCGACTCCGCTCAATGTGACAAAAAGCAATTCAAATTTTTAGGGAGATTTGACAATGTTATTAATTCTGGAGGAGTAAAAATTTTTGCTGAAGAATTAGAAAGTTTGGTTAAAAAACATATTGATAGAGATTTAGTTTTCCTTGGAAAACCAGATGAAACTTTAGGCGAAAAATTGGTTTTAGTCGTCGAAGGAGAAAAAGATGAAAATCTAAAATCTGAAATCTTAAATCTCAAATTTGAGAATAAGTTTCACAGTCCGAAAGAAATCTTATTTTTAGAGAAATTCCCAAGAGCGGAAAACGGTAAGGTTTTGAGGAAAGAAATACTTAAGATTATCGCAGATTGA
- the arfB gene encoding alternative ribosome rescue aminoacyl-tRNA hydrolase ArfB, producing MKNFDFELSYKTSRSSGSGGQNVNKVETSVTVMWKLEDSAVFTDLEKERIALKLKNRINLDGILQLTVSESRTQLQNKKIAIEKIQELVNKSLIVPKKRIATKPSRAKVEKRLESKKKLSEKKENRKFRF from the coding sequence ATGAAAAATTTCGACTTTGAACTTTCTTACAAAACTTCCCGAAGCAGTGGAAGTGGCGGACAAAATGTAAACAAAGTAGAAACTTCCGTAACCGTGATGTGGAAGTTAGAAGATTCTGCCGTATTTACAGATTTGGAGAAAGAAAGAATTGCTTTGAAATTAAAAAATAGAATTAATTTGGATGGAATTCTTCAGTTGACCGTTTCGGAAAGCAGGACACAATTGCAAAATAAAAAAATTGCGATTGAAAAGATTCAGGAATTGGTGAATAAATCGCTCATCGTTCCGAAGAAAAGAATTGCAACCAAACCGAGCCGAGCAAAAGTAGAAAAGCGTCTAGAAAGCAAAAAGAAACTCTCTGAGAAGAAAGAAAATAGAAAATTTAGGTTTTAA
- a CDS encoding deoxyhypusine synthase family protein, translated as MSNKPITEFIEKYYLHFNSAALVDAAKGYVAHLKDGGKMMITLAGAMSTAEMGKILADMIREDKVDIISCTGANLEEDLMNLVAHSHYERVPHYRDLTPQEEWDLLERGLNRVTDTCIPEEEAFRRLQKHIYEIWKDADSKGERYFPHEYMYKMILSGVLEQYYEIPRENSWMIAAAEKNLPIVVPGWEDSTMGNIFASYCIKGDLKASTMKSGIEYMMFLADWYPKNSAGKGVGFFQIGGGIAGDFPICVVPMLYQDMEMHDIPFWSYFCQISDSTTSYGSYSGAVPNEKITWGKLDITTPKFIVESDATICAPLIFKYILENS; from the coding sequence ATGAGCAATAAACCGATTACCGAATTTATAGAAAAATATTATTTGCATTTTAATTCAGCTGCTTTGGTAGATGCTGCAAAAGGTTATGTAGCGCATCTAAAAGATGGTGGGAAAATGATGATTACGCTAGCAGGAGCAATGTCTACAGCAGAAATGGGGAAAATTTTGGCAGATATGATTCGTGAAGACAAAGTAGATATTATTTCTTGTACTGGAGCGAATTTAGAAGAAGATTTAATGAATTTGGTAGCGCATTCTCACTACGAAAGAGTACCTCATTACAGAGATCTTACGCCTCAAGAAGAGTGGGATTTGCTAGAAAGAGGTTTAAATAGAGTTACCGATACTTGTATCCCAGAAGAAGAGGCGTTCAGAAGATTGCAGAAACATATTTATGAAATTTGGAAAGATGCAGACTCTAAAGGAGAAAGATATTTTCCACACGAATATATGTACAAAATGATTCTTTCTGGAGTTCTAGAGCAATATTATGAAATCCCAAGAGAAAACTCTTGGATGATTGCAGCTGCTGAGAAAAATTTACCAATTGTAGTACCAGGTTGGGAAGATTCTACGATGGGAAATATTTTCGCAAGCTATTGTATTAAAGGAGATTTAAAAGCTTCTACTATGAAATCTGGAATCGAATATATGATGTTCTTAGCAGATTGGTATCCAAAAAACAGCGCTGGAAAAGGAGTAGGTTTCTTCCAAATTGGAGGAGGAATTGCAGGAGATTTCCCGATTTGTGTAGTGCCAATGTTATATCAGGATATGGAAATGCACGACATTCCGTTCTGGAGCTATTTCTGTCAGATTTCAGATTCTACTACTTCTTATGGTTCATATTCTGGAGCTGTTCCGAACGAAAAAATTACTTGGGGTAAATTAGACATCACTACACCGAAATTCATCGTTGAAAGTGATGCCACGATTTGTGCTCCATTAATTTTCAAATATATTTTAGAAAATTCATAA
- a CDS encoding MGMT family protein: MNETFKQQVFEIIKMIPIGRVTTYGAIAKAVGFPNHSRHVGNALSNYDEDFPAHRVCSACGIISAVSCIPKFTEKLAKEGVEVKGNKIQNFKQIFWNPLEEINL; this comes from the coding sequence ATGAACGAAACCTTCAAACAACAAGTCTTTGAAATCATCAAAATGATTCCGATCGGTAGAGTTACAACTTATGGAGCAATTGCTAAAGCAGTGGGGTTTCCAAATCATTCTCGCCATGTAGGAAATGCTTTGAGTAATTATGATGAAGATTTTCCGGCACATAGAGTTTGTAGTGCTTGTGGAATTATTTCTGCGGTAAGTTGTATTCCAAAATTTACCGAAAAGTTAGCCAAAGAAGGAGTAGAAGTAAAAGGAAATAAAATTCAGAATTTTAAACAAATTTTTTGGAATCCTTTAGAAGAAATTAATTTGTAA
- the recA gene encoding recombinase RecA, producing MSSIDDKKKALALVLEKMDKTYGKGTVMKMGDSAVEEVEVIPSGSLGLDIALGVGGYPKGRVIEIYGPESSGKTTLTMHAIAESQKAGGIAAFIDAEHAFDAVYAKKLGIDVENLIISQPDNGEQALEIADNLIRSGAIDIVVIDSVAALTPKAEIEGEMGDSKMGLHARLMSQALRKLTATISRTKCTVIFINQLREKIGVMFGNPETTTGGNALKFYASVRIDIRRSGSPIKVGEDAVGNRVKVKIVKNKVAPPFKNTEFDIMYGEGISKVGEILDLGVEFDIVKKSGSWFSYGDTKLGQGRDAVKELLKDNPELLEELAEKIKVAIKEKK from the coding sequence ATGAGCAGTATAGACGATAAGAAAAAAGCACTCGCATTAGTCCTCGAAAAAATGGATAAAACCTACGGAAAAGGTACCGTAATGAAAATGGGAGACAGTGCAGTAGAAGAAGTAGAAGTAATTCCGAGTGGTTCACTTGGTTTAGATATTGCTTTGGGAGTTGGCGGTTATCCTAAAGGTAGAGTCATCGAAATTTACGGCCCTGAATCTTCTGGTAAAACCACGCTTACCATGCACGCAATTGCAGAATCTCAAAAAGCGGGAGGAATTGCAGCTTTTATAGATGCAGAACACGCTTTTGACGCTGTTTATGCAAAAAAACTAGGAATTGATGTAGAAAATTTAATTATTTCTCAACCAGATAATGGCGAACAAGCATTAGAAATTGCAGATAATTTAATTCGTTCTGGAGCGATTGACATCGTGGTAATCGACTCAGTTGCAGCTTTGACACCAAAAGCAGAAATTGAAGGAGAAATGGGAGATTCTAAAATGGGATTGCATGCAAGATTAATGTCTCAAGCTTTGAGAAAATTAACAGCTACAATTTCTAGAACAAAATGTACGGTGATTTTCATCAACCAATTAAGAGAAAAAATTGGGGTAATGTTCGGAAATCCTGAAACAACTACTGGTGGAAATGCTTTGAAATTCTACGCTTCGGTAAGAATTGATATCAGAAGAAGTGGTTCACCAATAAAAGTAGGTGAAGATGCAGTAGGAAACCGCGTGAAAGTAAAAATTGTGAAAAACAAAGTTGCTCCACCATTTAAAAATACAGAATTCGATATTATGTACGGAGAAGGAATTTCTAAAGTTGGCGAAATTCTAGATCTGGGCGTTGAATTTGATATTGTTAAAAAATCTGGTTCTTGGTTCAGCTATGGCGACACGAAACTGGGACAAGGTAGAGATGCCGTGAAAGAATTACTAAAAGACAATCCTGAACTTTTAGAAGAATTAGCTGAGAAAATAAAAGTGGCTATTAAAGAAAAGAAATAA
- a CDS encoding histidine phosphatase family protein: MKIIKRASFLLLLSIFSFNLTFAQQKVDTVFVGKATSKTIKQSIDKKALVYIVVRHGEKENNGKNPHLSEAGKKRANRLAQLFKKVKIQNAFSTDFFRTQETLEPLILEKKLDLKIYNPKEIPEFVKNDLSKNTGVNIISGHSNINPVLLNELIQQPLFKDIPDEKFNDIYIVNFFENDKKVKVYHLLY; encoded by the coding sequence ATGAAAATAATTAAAAGAGCTTCATTTCTCCTTTTACTTTCCATTTTCAGCTTTAATTTGACTTTTGCACAGCAAAAAGTAGATACTGTTTTTGTAGGTAAAGCGACTTCTAAAACTATAAAGCAAAGCATTGATAAAAAAGCTTTGGTTTATATTGTTGTTAGACATGGAGAGAAAGAAAATAATGGCAAAAATCCACATCTTTCTGAAGCTGGAAAAAAAAGAGCCAATCGTTTAGCTCAACTATTCAAAAAAGTAAAAATTCAGAATGCTTTTAGCACAGATTTTTTCAGAACTCAAGAAACTTTAGAGCCTTTGATTTTAGAGAAAAAATTAGATTTGAAGATTTACAATCCAAAAGAAATTCCTGAATTTGTAAAAAATGATTTATCTAAAAACACAGGAGTCAATATTATTTCAGGGCATTCTAATATCAACCCAGTTTTGCTCAATGAATTAATTCAGCAACCTTTGTTCAAAGATATTCCAGACGAAAAATTTAATGACATTTATATTGTCAATTTTTTTGAAAATGATAAAAAAGTGAAAGTTTATCATTTATTATACTAA
- a CDS encoding DUF4252 domain-containing protein, which produces MKSFLKLIAIFTILVSLQSCIVSEKSLYNEETKGNATVTKINVPMFIVKPYIKKALREDGESEEVIRLIKKIRKVKVYTVQNASDKMVAQFSRQSFGSNLQELMSVNSKDSKIKIMSAITDSDTMIKDLLITVRDDKELVYVKVLGKFSLDDISRIAELSKKNKDTVANN; this is translated from the coding sequence ATGAAATCATTTCTAAAACTTATAGCAATTTTCACCATTTTGGTCTCTCTGCAATCTTGTATTGTTAGTGAAAAGTCTCTCTACAACGAAGAAACAAAAGGAAACGCTACCGTTACCAAAATAAATGTTCCCATGTTTATCGTAAAACCTTACATCAAAAAAGCATTGAGAGAAGACGGTGAATCGGAAGAAGTTATTCGCCTGATCAAAAAAATTAGAAAAGTAAAAGTTTACACCGTACAAAATGCTTCTGATAAAATGGTTGCTCAATTTTCTAGACAATCTTTTGGCAGTAATTTACAAGAATTGATGAGTGTAAACAGTAAAGATTCTAAAATTAAAATTATGTCTGCCATTACCGATTCAGACACCATGATTAAGGATTTACTGATTACCGTGAGAGACGACAAAGAATTGGTTTACGTAAAAGTTTTAGGAAAATTCTCTTTGGATGACATCTCAAGAATTGCAGAATTATCCAAAAAAAATAAAGATACCGTTGCAAATAATTAA
- a CDS encoding DUF4252 domain-containing protein gives MKNIITFLFLLFLPVFALAQTEKLDAIFEKYQEAEGVTSIKIAKPMFRLLNNINIDDSDMDKIKPLISKMNGLKILIMEKPEKAENPTTAQLAAINEASKVKNEILAAVKNLKYDELMTLNSKDNKIKFLAADTSSNLLNNMLLTISSEDENILMMLDGQISMDDVSNLINDVQKEDKTPKTPEKPKK, from the coding sequence ATGAAAAATATTATCACATTCCTATTCCTCCTATTTTTGCCAGTATTTGCTTTGGCTCAAACTGAAAAATTAGACGCAATTTTTGAAAAATATCAAGAAGCAGAAGGCGTAACTTCTATTAAGATTGCTAAACCAATGTTTAGATTGCTCAATAACATCAATATTGATGACTCAGATATGGACAAAATTAAACCGCTCATCAGTAAAATGAATGGCTTAAAAATCCTCATCATGGAAAAACCTGAAAAAGCCGAAAATCCTACCACTGCTCAGTTAGCTGCCATCAATGAAGCTAGTAAAGTAAAAAATGAAATTCTAGCTGCTGTAAAAAATCTGAAATATGATGAACTCATGACGCTGAACAGCAAAGACAATAAAATCAAGTTTTTAGCAGCAGACACAAGTTCTAATTTACTGAATAACATGCTATTAACCATTTCTTCTGAGGATGAAAACATCTTGATGATGTTAGACGGACAAATCTCTATGGACGATGTTTCTAACTTGATTAATGACGTTCAAAAAGAAGACAAAACGCCTAAAACACCAGAAAAACCTAAAAAATAA
- a CDS encoding RNA polymerase sigma factor, whose amino-acid sequence MNQETFKNTVFVLKDEMYRFAKRFLVSSDEAEDLVQDLMLKFWQKKDELVHLNLKSYVLKCVKNECLNKLKHETVKQNFADFQIHRSELYKMETNNLKEKILEFINALPEKQKLVIHLKDVEEYEVSEISEILEIEENAVRVNLIRARQKVKEQINNLLAFENRKIQNI is encoded by the coding sequence ATGAACCAAGAAACATTTAAGAATACTGTATTTGTTTTGAAAGACGAGATGTATCGTTTTGCAAAGCGATTCTTGGTGAGTAGTGACGAAGCCGAAGATTTGGTGCAGGATTTAATGCTGAAATTTTGGCAAAAAAAGGATGAATTGGTACATCTCAATTTAAAATCTTATGTACTAAAATGTGTGAAAAACGAGTGCCTCAATAAACTGAAACACGAAACGGTGAAACAGAATTTTGCAGATTTTCAAATTCATAGAAGTGAACTCTACAAAATGGAAACCAATAATTTGAAGGAGAAAATTTTAGAATTTATCAATGCGCTCCCCGAAAAACAAAAATTAGTCATTCATCTGAAAGATGTAGAAGAATATGAAGTCTCGGAAATCTCGGAGATTTTAGAAATAGAAGAAAATGCAGTGAGAGTGAATCTGATAAGAGCCAGACAAAAAGTAAAAGAACAGATTAACAACCTGTTAGCGTTTGAAAACAGAAAAATTCAAAACATTTAA
- a CDS encoding GlmU family protein, whose protein sequence is MQLIFSDAQFWGDFLPLTYTKPIAELRTGILTFSERWKKLLDSSEVSYITEDYLQKKYKSYEKKESLLITPNFLPSESVLSQIKNLQLAEALIYENEVLAARLNMENFSLSQIEKMTDITEELIFFKKATDLFSLNDKAIDFDFELVTKGRNSAPLSETNGFLGNKEDLFIEEGAEIEFATLNCKTGKIYIGKNAEIMEGSVVRGSLALCEGSKINMGSKIYGATTIGPHSKVGGEVNNIVITGFTNKGHEGFVGNSVIGEWCNLGADTNSSNLKNNYAEVKLWSYPSKKFVKTGLQFCGLIMGDHSKTAINTQFNTGTVVGVGANIFKSGFPPNLIEHFSWGGFKGDEKFRLETAYEVAEKAMARRKIALTEEDKEILKWVYENC, encoded by the coding sequence ATGCAACTTATATTTTCTGATGCTCAATTTTGGGGAGATTTTCTTCCACTTACCTATACCAAACCAATCGCAGAACTTAGAACAGGAATTCTTACGTTTTCTGAACGTTGGAAAAAACTGTTAGATTCTTCAGAAGTTTCTTACATCACCGAAGATTATCTTCAAAAAAAATATAAATCTTACGAAAAGAAAGAAAGTTTACTGATTACTCCAAATTTTCTTCCTTCGGAAAGTGTTTTGTCTCAAATTAAAAACTTGCAACTGGCAGAAGCTTTGATTTATGAAAACGAAGTTTTGGCGGCTAGATTAAACATGGAAAACTTCTCGCTTTCGCAGATTGAGAAAATGACAGACATCACCGAAGAGCTGATTTTCTTTAAAAAAGCTACGGATTTATTTTCACTGAATGATAAAGCCATTGATTTTGATTTTGAACTAGTGACCAAAGGAAGAAATTCTGCTCCACTTTCTGAAACCAACGGATTTTTGGGCAATAAAGAAGACTTATTTATAGAAGAAGGTGCCGAAATAGAATTTGCAACGCTTAATTGCAAAACTGGGAAAATCTACATCGGCAAAAACGCAGAAATTATGGAAGGTTCTGTAGTAAGAGGAAGTCTCGCACTTTGTGAAGGCTCTAAAATTAATATGGGTTCTAAAATTTATGGCGCTACTACGATTGGTCCACATTCTAAAGTTGGCGGCGAAGTGAATAATATCGTTATCACTGGTTTTACCAATAAAGGTCACGAAGGTTTTGTAGGAAATTCTGTAATTGGCGAATGGTGCAATCTGGGAGCCGACACCAATTCTTCTAACCTCAAAAACAATTATGCTGAAGTAAAACTTTGGAGTTATCCATCTAAAAAATTTGTAAAAACTGGACTTCAATTCTGCGGATTAATTATGGGAGACCATTCTAAAACTGCCATTAACACTCAATTTAACACAGGAACTGTAGTGGGAGTTGGTGCGAATATTTTCAAAAGTGGATTTCCACCAAATCTGATTGAACATTTTTCTTGGGGCGGATTTAAAGGAGATGAAAAATTCAGATTAGAAACTGCTTACGAAGTTGCCGAAAAAGCAATGGCAAGAAGAAAAATAGCTTTAACAGAAGAAGATAAGGAAATTCTGAAATGGGTTTATGAGAATTGTTAG
- a CDS encoding type B 50S ribosomal protein L31, with protein sequence MKSGIHPENYRLVVFKDMSNDEVFLCKSTAETKDTIVYEGTEYPLIKMEISSTSHPFYTGKVKLVDTAGRVDKFMNKYKKFAK encoded by the coding sequence ATGAAATCAGGAATTCACCCAGAAAATTATAGATTAGTTGTATTCAAAGACATGAGTAATGACGAAGTGTTTCTTTGCAAATCTACAGCTGAAACTAAAGATACTATTGTTTACGAAGGTACAGAATATCCATTAATCAAAATGGAAATCTCTTCTACTTCTCACCCATTCTACACTGGTAAAGTAAAATTAGTAGATACTGCAGGTAGAGTAGACAAATTCATGAACAAATACAAAAAATTCGCTAAGTAA
- a CDS encoding nucleotide pyrophosphohydrolase, whose amino-acid sequence MEIKILQNQVDEWIKTIGVRYFNELTNMAMLTEEVGEVARIIARRYGEQSEKESDKSKDLGEELADVLFVTLCLANQTSVDLQAAFDKKMKVKTERDFDRHQNNEKLK is encoded by the coding sequence ATGGAAATAAAAATTCTACAAAATCAAGTTGATGAATGGATAAAAACCATTGGTGTTCGTTATTTTAATGAATTGACGAATATGGCAATGTTAACAGAAGAAGTAGGAGAGGTTGCCAGAATTATTGCCAGAAGATATGGTGAACAAAGCGAAAAAGAATCTGATAAATCTAAAGATTTAGGCGAAGAATTAGCAGACGTTTTGTTTGTAACTTTGTGCTTGGCTAACCAAACTAGTGTAGATTTACAAGCTGCTTTTGATAAAAAGATGAAAGTAAAAACCGAAAGAGATTTTGACCGTCATCAAAATAATGAAAAACTGAAATAA
- a CDS encoding PspC family transcriptional regulator has product MREPKIITDLRHKVEHEWFGTLTRFGSRLGIPVSKLRVFFIYSTFATAGFFFLVYLMMAFTLWVKDIFVTRRPNVFDL; this is encoded by the coding sequence ATGAGAGAACCCAAAATTATTACGGATTTAAGGCACAAAGTAGAACATGAATGGTTCGGAACGCTCACCAGATTTGGGAGTAGACTGGGAATTCCTGTTTCTAAATTGCGTGTGTTTTTCATTTATTCCACTTTTGCGACTGCTGGTTTTTTCTTCTTGGTTTATCTGATGATGGCATTTACACTTTGGGTAAAAGATATTTTTGTCACCAGAAGACCTAATGTTTTTGACCTATAA
- a CDS encoding GNAT family N-acetyltransferase, with protein sequence MVWFEELQNRKKISKIFYRYEKTFPEEERRSKDQFLDLAENPDTFVYSINHEDENIGYCVIWELQEFYFSEHFEVFEEFRNQKFGEKILESLQEKFEKLILETEPDSLSETAERRLRFYERNGFSIIEKNYLQPSYGEGKYAVNLFLMANFEPENLETLVQEIYSTVY encoded by the coding sequence ATGGTTTGGTTTGAAGAATTACAAAACCGCAAGAAAATTTCTAAAATTTTCTACCGCTACGAAAAGACTTTTCCCGAAGAAGAAAGACGTAGCAAAGACCAATTTCTAGATTTGGCCGAAAATCCAGACACCTTTGTTTATTCCATTAATCACGAAGATGAAAATATAGGATATTGTGTAATTTGGGAGCTTCAAGAATTTTATTTTTCAGAGCATTTTGAAGTTTTCGAGGAATTTAGAAATCAAAAATTTGGCGAAAAAATTCTAGAAAGTTTACAAGAAAAATTTGAAAAACTGATTTTAGAAACTGAGCCTGATTCACTTTCAGAAACTGCAGAAAGAAGATTGCGATTTTACGAAAGAAATGGTTTTAGCATCATAGAAAAAAATTACCTTCAACCAAGTTATGGCGAAGGTAAATATGCTGTTAATTTATTTTTAATGGCTAATTTCGAACCTGAAAATTTAGAAACTTTAGTTCAAGAAATTTATAGTACGGTTTATTAA